TTTCTTCATCTCCCGGGCGGTCTCGAGATTTCCTTCCAGCGCTTCACGATAGTCGCCTGCGCTGCGCTCCCTCGAAAGCGCGGCCTGCGTCTCGGTGATCAGGACCGTGAGCGGCGTCCGGAGTTCGTGGGAGGCGTCCGAGGTGAATCGTTTCTGCTGGATGAAGCTATCCTCCAGCTTGGCGAAGGTGGAATTCAGCACCATGGCCAATTGGCCCAGTTCGTTGCCCCGGCGTCCTTCTGGAATGCGTTCCGAGAGATCGCCTTCCGAGATGCGACGGGCGGACGCCGCAATCTGCTCGATGGGGCGGATAGAGCGGCTGGTGAGCACCCAACCTCCGCCCAAGCCGACCGCGAGAACCACCAGGCCTGTTAGAGAAAGCCGCATGGCGGAATTCCGGATCGCGGCGAAATCGGATTGCAGCGGACGGCCAGCCAGCACGCATTCGCCACGCTCGGTGAAATGGTAGGCTTCGCGCATGCCATCGCGGTCGCGGAATTGCATCTGCGTGCTGCGTCCTTCCCGCGAGGGCATGGGGACATACTCGGGAGCGAGCGCCGATTTCTGCTGCCGGAGATCGTGATTCACCCAAACGCTGTAGTAGAAGCGGGCGACCGCGCCCTTTTCAGGGAACAGGGCTTTCACGTCATCCGGCACCCGGTCCTGGGGCATGTCCGGAGGAATTGGTAGCGGACCGTCCCGCTCCTCGGGAAACTCGCTCCTTGCGAAATCCGGCGGGGGACCTCCCGGACCACCCTTTCCGCCAGGAGGGCCTACGGGAGCGCCGCGAGCCGGACCGAAATCCGGCGGTGGCCCGAAGCGGTCCCCCTCAGGTCCGCCCCTGCCCTTCCCGAAACCGGGTGGAGGTCCTCCCGGCCCGCCCGGCCGGCCGCCGGGTGGGAGATCCGCGGGCCAACCCGGCGGTCCGCCACCGGTGCGCACTCCAACACCCAATGCCGCGCAGCGCTTCGCCAGCTCATCGTCGAGGCGGCGGATGCGCTCGTCCTTTTCCAACTGCCAGGAGGTGGCACCGAAGGCCACGAGCATCCCAATCAAGAGGATGCCCAGCCATAGCTGCATGCGCCAGCGGATGGAATCGGTCAGCATGGGGAGATCATTCGATGAGGTAGCCTTCGCCCCTGCGCGTCACGATCAGATCGGCGCGAAGCTTGCGGCGGATGCCATGGACATGGACATCCAGGAGATTGGAAAGCGTGTCTTCGTTTTCGTCGAAGAGGTGCTCGTAGAGTTGAGAGCGGCTGATCACCTGGCCGCGGTGGAGTGCGAGGTATTCCACGATGGCATACTCGCGGGCTGTTAGAGTGACTGGCTTGCCCGCCATTTCGACACGGCGTCCGCGGGTGTCGATCTCGACGTCGCCCACGACCAGCTTCGGATGGGATCGTCCGGCGTGGCGGCGGATGATGGCGCGGATCCGAGCGAAGAGTTCGTCCAGCTCGAAGGGCTTTACCAGATAGTCGTCAGCGCCGCCATCGAGCCCCTTGACCCGGTCGGTGGTGGCATCTCGTGCGGTGAGCATGAGGACGGGGGTCGCCTTTTCATTCCGGAGGCGGCGGAGGATTTCCCATCCGTCCATCCCGGGAAGCATCACGTCGAGTACTACGGCATCATAATCGCAGCTGAGGGCCTTGGAGGCGCCTTCTTCCCCCTCCTCCGCGGTATCGACCGCATAGCCTTCCTCCCGCAACGCCTTTGAAAGCGTGCGCAGGAGCCGGGGTTCATCCTCAACGATCAGAAGTCTCATCCTAGCAAGGGGCGCATCATGGCCGCGAGTAGCCTAGCACGTCCCGCATTAAGCTAGCATGAAAGTGTGATACCAAAATTACCCGGGATTTTTTCATGCTTAACCTTTGCTTAATCGACTGTGGGATACGGTGCGCCCATCGAAACGAACCCGATGAGCCGACCGATCCAACCCATTTGTCCCAGCCGCCGCGGCTTCCTCGCGAGCATGGGGCTGGGAGCAGCTCTGTTCGGCACACGGGGTCTGATGGCCGAGGAATTGTCGAAAGGCAGGATCGCCACTCCGGAGATGACGGAGGGCCCCTATTATCCGGACAAGATGCCCTTGGACACGGACAACGATCTTCTCATCATCAATGATTCGATCACTCCCGCGGTCGGCGAGATCTCCTGGGTCAGCGGCTCCGTGATAGATGCCTCCGGCCAGCCGATCCGGAATGCCACGATCGAAATTTGGCAATGCGATAGCAAGTCGTCCTACATCCACAGCCGCGGCCGCAATGCGAACGGTGAGGATGGGAATTTCCAAGGTTACGGACGTTATCAGACAGACTCCACCGGACGCTATCAATTCCGCACGATCAAGCCGGTCTCCTACGAACTGAACGGGATGTTCCGCGCACCGCACATCCACTTTGCGGTGAGCCGCAACGGCCGGCGTATCTTTACCACGCAGATGATGGTCAAGGGGCACGCCGACAATGCCCGCGACCATGTGCTTGGCGAGATCGCCGATGCGGCGGCGCGCCAGACGATCCTCGTGGATTTCCTTCCTGTCCCGGGCTCGAAGC
This portion of the Luteolibacter luteus genome encodes:
- a CDS encoding sensor histidine kinase; this encodes MLTDSIRWRMQLWLGILLIGMLVAFGATSWQLEKDERIRRLDDELAKRCAALGVGVRTGGGPPGWPADLPPGGRPGGPGGPPPGFGKGRGGPEGDRFGPPPDFGPARGAPVGPPGGKGGPGGPPPDFARSEFPEERDGPLPIPPDMPQDRVPDDVKALFPEKGAVARFYYSVWVNHDLRQQKSALAPEYVPMPSREGRSTQMQFRDRDGMREAYHFTERGECVLAGRPLQSDFAAIRNSAMRLSLTGLVVLAVGLGGGWVLTSRSIRPIEQIAASARRISEGDLSERIPEGRRGNELGQLAMVLNSTFAKLEDSFIQQKRFTSDASHELRTPLTVLITETQAALSRERSAGDYREALEGNLETAREMKKLTEALLELARLDAGTDSARGLPFDLAEVAGKVTNKLRTLAEQRSIRLLQDLQPVSVNGSPERLGLVISNLTENAIFYGKRFGNITVSTWETDENVFLRVADDGPGIAPEDLPHLFDRFYRADKSRTGSRGRYGLGLAICRGLVEAEDGVISVESVKGEGAAFTVKLPKATASPGAGLEGNS
- a CDS encoding protocatechuate 3,4-dioxygenase; amino-acid sequence: MSRPIQPICPSRRGFLASMGLGAALFGTRGLMAEELSKGRIATPEMTEGPYYPDKMPLDTDNDLLIINDSITPAVGEISWVSGSVIDASGQPIRNATIEIWQCDSKSSYIHSRGRNANGEDGNFQGYGRYQTDSTGRYQFRTIKPVSYELNGMFRAPHIHFAVSRNGRRIFTTQMMVKGHADNARDHVLGEIADAAARQTILVDFLPVPGSKLGELTAKFDLIIGRTLEEGDDHKLLGGIGKAGSRGFGGPPGRGMVRPGGGAGGSPPPPGERPPPPR
- a CDS encoding response regulator; protein product: MRLLIVEDEPRLLRTLSKALREEGYAVDTAEEGEEGASKALSCDYDAVVLDVMLPGMDGWEILRRLRNEKATPVLMLTARDATTDRVKGLDGGADDYLVKPFELDELFARIRAIIRRHAGRSHPKLVVGDVEIDTRGRRVEMAGKPVTLTAREYAIVEYLALHRGQVISRSQLYEHLFDENEDTLSNLLDVHVHGIRRKLRADLIVTRRGEGYLIE